The DNA window CTGCAGGTTTGAAAATTCTTTTTCAAAGCTGATACCTATATTCAGTATGTTACTGTCTTTAAGTGTGAATGTATGGAGCCATTCAGTATGGGCGATAGTTCCTGTGTAACGGTTTTTTGCTCCAAAATCGGCAAAACCTACACTACCGTCATCGTCAAAATCATCATATGAGCGTATTGTGCGGGAAACGCTGGCACTTAAGCTGTGTTTCCAGAATGATGCAATTGTGTGCTCAAACTGTATGTAGCCGGATACCTCTTTGCGGTTTTCGTAAGAGTTTGCATCATCAGTTAAGGCAGCATCATCTAAATCAAGATCAGTTTCCTTTGCTGTGAAGCCGGCATCAATGCTCAATGCAGTAAATGGCGTATAACCAAATTTACCCAATGCATAGCGCTGATACATGCTATCCTTATCATACGGGGTAGTGGCAGAGGAAGGTTTTGTTGCACGTGAATACCCTTCAGCGGAAAGCTGTCCGGCAGTAATGGAATAATTGAATGAACTATCGCCTGCTGAAATATTTGCTGAAAGCTGTGTGGTGTAATATGAACCACCATAAAGGTTTACGGTAACCTGTGATTTGCTCTGACCCCGTTTTGTCACAATGTTGATAATGCCTCCGGTTGCGTCTGATCCGTACAGTACGCTCTGAGGCCCCTTGATAATCTCAATGCGCTCAATTGAGTCGGTGGTGAGGGTTCCAAAATCAAATGTTCGTTCGATAGTTGATGGGTCTAAAACCTTTACTCCATCAATAAGCACCACTGTGTTACCGGTCTTTGCCCCCCGAATAAATACGCTTGCAGTGCCACCTAACGTTCCATTTTGTACAAGCGTAAGTCCGGAAACCGTTTGCAGCACATCACTTACAAACCGATAGCCTCCCTGCTCAATATCTTTGCTGGTAATAATACTTACGGAAGAACTTTGCCCATAGGTGATGGTGCTTTTGTACGCACTGATAACAACATCTTCCAGGGGCGTTTCTTCCTGGGCAAAGACGGCGGTACCTATCGCCAAAACTGCCGTTAAAAAAAAGATTTTGAATTTAAACATAAAAAACCTCCTCAAAAGTTTGAAAGTTGGTACTGGAATGAGGAGGCGGGAAACCGGAAAGCATAAAAAACGCATGCTCTGAGGCATGCGGAGTGTTAGAATCAAATTTCTTTGACGCTAACTGGCTCCCAATCCTCGAGGAATTCCAGCTACAAGGAGTGTCTGGCTTATCCCTGGTAAACAGGGAATCACAGTTGCGGGTCAGCGCGGGATTTGCACCCAGCTTCCTCCTGCTTTACGGTTTTTACGTAAAAGCAAGTATGATGAAAAAAAAATATTAATAATTGTCAACTAAAAAAATTTGCGTTTAATTTGTTGTAATAGGTACTTCTATTAAAATTAAAAAAATAATGCGTTGTTTGCTTGGTTTGTAACATAAACATATCAATTTTATTGTGGAGGTGTTATGAATAGTATATGCAGGAGTATTCTTTGTGGTGTTTTTATTGTAACTGGTGTTTCATGTTCTAATTATACTAGCACTAATAAAAATCTTGATTGGGAGCAAGTGAAAAAAGATGCAAGGGTAACTGTTCATGTTGATGAATTTGTTACTCCGTATATGGTGCCTGTATCCTCACTGGCCTGGGAGGATGGTATTTATATAACGAGGGATGGAATGGATTTGTATTGCATTTACTGTCCTGCTGACGTAATGTCATTTAATCTTGCTGGGTCACCACAAGAAGATGCGTTGCTCTATTTACGAGGTCCTTTCCTGTCTATGGATATGCATGCAAACCAGATTGGTTATGAGTGGTGGATTCATGGTGACATTTATCGTTCGCATCGTAATAGTCTTTCTGAAGATTTTACCCAATGGCAGGCGGTTGCAATGCATGACCCCATTTTCAATGAAGGAGCTCCTCAGGGTATTATTAATAACAATGGCTTTTCATACTTTGTCTATATCCATAACAGGATTTCTGATCCATATGATGATAATATCTGGATGCAAAAAGATGTTTCACGCAATCTTAATTCATCTGGTATGGAATTACCCGATAGCATTAATTCAGAATATGCAGAAGATAATCCTCATGTGGAATTGATAGATGCAAATCAATTATTACTTTTATTTGAGAGAGCAGGCCATCCAGATAATGTTAGCCAGAGGGATATATGGTTTTCGGTGGGTACTGATGACGGTACAAATTGGAGTAATCCGGTGAATTTTTACTGTATTAATACTTTTGGCAGTATTGATTATGAACATATACAACCACACCTGTACTATAACCAGAGCCAGTCATGTTGGTATTTATACTTTGTTACACAGCATACCAATGGCAGATTGGCAATATTTCGAAGTAAAAAAATAAAAAATCCTTCCAATCTCAATGATTATAGCGATTGGAATAACAATACAAACCCATACTGGGAAGTACCAAAACCTGTAATATCCACAGGAGATAATCCCTATATAATAGGGGTTGGAGAGCCAACCCTGACTCAGGAGGGAAATTTATACTTTGTTGTTATTTATGAAAATCCCGATGGTTCAGAATATAATAGATATGATGCAGATCCCTGGTGTGCAATAAAAAAATAGGAAAGTAAATCCAAAACATATATAAAAAAATCTTGAAGCACATAATTGTATTGACGGGAAAATAATACCATACAATAAATATAAAAGAGCGTCCACTCATATTGTAAAGCTAAACAATAGCACAGTTTTTGTAGGGTAGTTTTTTATTGATATTCAATGAAGATTGTAGTGCTTAAATTTTTATATTGCTATCTCTAATTTAAATTTTCAATGGAGATGTTTTATGAATACTATTGATGACATAAGTTCAAAAGGAAAGAAAACCGCCAATAAGATACGAATTGTAGTGGCAACTATCTTGTTTCTAATTGTTGTGTCAGCTGCTCCCAACAATCCGGCAATTGTTAATATAAGCTATCTGATAACCATTACTATTTTTGCAGTTATTTCAATCATAAACCTAAGATCGGTATCATCAGTATTGTACTCCAAAATTATTAAATATAGTACTGTTCTTTTTGAAATATCCATACCTACTATTCTCAAGCTTTCACATTTAGCAACAGCTAAACCACACCTGATGATTAATGAAGGAGCAGCCTTCCAGGCATATTTTTTATTTATAATGTTAACGTTGTTTCAAAATGAGCGGTTTTTAACAATCCTCACAGGTATTGTGGCTACGGTAGAATATAGTGTACTGGTTATTATTGGTATTTTTGTCATGCGCATGCCGGTTATTTCAGGTAGTTCAGAATGGGGGCATATAGTCATTGATGATGAAATTGGTAAGATAGTTATGCTCATTGGATTTACGGCAATAGCTGTTACTATATTACGGAATTTACAGCAATTTGCATTTACAGCTCTGAAAAACGAAAAAAATGCTTTAACAAAAGCTCTACAGCTAAAGGAGATAGTTAATGAGGCTAAAACTGTAAACAATTTGCTTATTGATGTAAGTAAAAATCAAACTGAAATTAGCACGGTGCTTTCAGAAGTAGCAAATGATGAAGCTACGATGAGTGAGGAGCTTTCATCAATGTATGAAGAACAAACCTCGGCAATTGAACTTATTTACAAAAACACTATCAAACAAACAGATGAAACAAAATTGATGAAAGATAGGATCCATGAATTCATTGAGATCCAGAAGAATGTAATAACCGTTGGCGAACAGATGCTGAATAATATTATCAGCATAACTGAATATTCAAAAAAAACAGAAACAAGTTTAAATGAGTTATCACATATCATGGATATTGTAACACAAAGTGGTGGTGCCATTAATTCATTTCTTGAGGTTATTAGAAACATTACTGATCAGATCAATTTGCTTTCGTTAAATGCAAGCATTGAAGCAGCCCGTGCTGGTGAGTATGGCAGGGGTTTTGCGGTTGTTGCAGATGAAATTGGTAAATTAGCAATGGCTACGTCGGATAATGCAAAGGAAATATCATCGCAGCTTGCACGAATAAATCAGGATATTTCCAGCAGTATTTCTATCATGCAAAATACGCAAAAGGCATTGAATGACATGATAGCCATTATAAGTGCCAGCAAGTCAAACATCAATGAAGTCCGTGCTGCAATTGGCAATCAGCAAAAAGCCATTGAAGATGTAAAACGTCAGTCAGATGTACTTGATTCACTTTCTCATGAAATACTTATGGCAATAAATGAGCAGCAGTCATCAATGAATGAAAGCGTATCATCTATACAAAAGCTATCGGAGGTGGCGCAGATAGTGGCAGACAGAACCATGCAGATGAATGAATTGACAATTCAGATTAATACAATTGCACAAACGTTGGCCAAAGTTACCGATACCATTGATAATTAAAAAGTCAGAGCATTACTTTTTTACATGCGCTGGTACGGGGTATACGTATGGTTTTCCGGATAGTGGATTTGTATAGACTAAACATACGCAATCAAACAGTGCTTCAATATTCTGATAGGTAATGCATTTTTCTGGTTTCCCATCAAAAAAAATCTTTCCTTCTTTAATGCCGATTATCCTGCTACAGTATTCAGATGCGATGTTGATATCATGCAGTATGGCAATAATGGTGCTGCCGTTTTCATTGAGTTTACGCAGAATGTCCATGATGGCAATAGCATGGTGTATATCTAAATGCGATACCGGTTCATCCAGCAAAACGCATTCAGTGCTCTGCGCCAGCGCACGGGCAATGTTGACACGCTGCAGTTCGCCTGAGGAAAGCTCGGTAAGCTTTTTTTGTTTTAAGTGCTGTACATTACAGTACTGCATGGCTTCATGAATGGCGTTGTAATCATGTTCTTTTAAGTTTGTGACTGTTGTATGGGGAAACCTTCCTAATGCAACAAAAGACTCAACAGTGTAGGGAAGCACTCGTTCAATATCAGTTACTGATGACACCTGTGTTGCATATACAGTGTGTGGTATTGTTGTAATATTGTTTTGTTTATAGGCGATAGTTCCTGATAATGGGGCTACAATGCGGGCAAGTAATTTGAGCAGTGTTGATTTGCCTGCACCATTGGGTCCAATGATGCCAATGAAATCGCCAGTGTTAATGGTACAATGGGGAATATTCAGCACAGGAATATTTTTGTATCCAGCTTTTATTCCGGTGAATTCAAATGTTATCATACCGTGTCCTTGCGCGTTAACAGAAGAATCAGAAAAAATATTCCACCAAAGAACCCCGTAATAATGCCTGATGGTATCTCATAAGGCATGACGATGCTTCGGCCAATGGTGTCGGCCAGTACCAGTGTGGTGCCGCCGGCAATTGCTGATACTGGCAAAAGAAATGAGTGGTTAGCTTTTATACTGCGCACTGCATGTGGTACAATGAGCCCAACAAATCCAATGATGCCGGTTGCGGCCACGGTGATGCTTGTAGCAAGTGATGCTATCCAGAAAAGTATAGCTATATGAACTGTGC is part of the Spirochaetota bacterium genome and encodes:
- a CDS encoding ABC transporter ATP-binding protein, translating into MITFEFTGIKAGYKNIPVLNIPHCTINTGDFIGIIGPNGAGKSTLLKLLARIVAPLSGTIAYKQNNITTIPHTVYATQVSSVTDIERVLPYTVESFVALGRFPHTTVTNLKEHDYNAIHEAMQYCNVQHLKQKKLTELSSGELQRVNIARALAQSTECVLLDEPVSHLDIHHAIAIMDILRKLNENGSTIIAILHDINIASEYCSRIIGIKEGKIFFDGKPEKCITYQNIEALFDCVCLVYTNPLSGKPYVYPVPAHVKK
- a CDS encoding methyl-accepting chemotaxis protein, whose translation is MNTIDDISSKGKKTANKIRIVVATILFLIVVSAAPNNPAIVNISYLITITIFAVISIINLRSVSSVLYSKIIKYSTVLFEISIPTILKLSHLATAKPHLMINEGAAFQAYFLFIMLTLFQNERFLTILTGIVATVEYSVLVIIGIFVMRMPVISGSSEWGHIVIDDEIGKIVMLIGFTAIAVTILRNLQQFAFTALKNEKNALTKALQLKEIVNEAKTVNNLLIDVSKNQTEISTVLSEVANDEATMSEELSSMYEEQTSAIELIYKNTIKQTDETKLMKDRIHEFIEIQKNVITVGEQMLNNIISITEYSKKTETSLNELSHIMDIVTQSGGAINSFLEVIRNITDQINLLSLNASIEAARAGEYGRGFAVVADEIGKLAMATSDNAKEISSQLARINQDISSSISIMQNTQKALNDMIAIISASKSNINEVRAAIGNQQKAIEDVKRQSDVLDSLSHEILMAINEQQSSMNESVSSIQKLSEVAQIVADRTMQMNELTIQINTIAQTLAKVTDTIDN
- a CDS encoding TonB-dependent receptor; translated protein: MFKFKIFFLTAVLAIGTAVFAQEETPLEDVVISAYKSTITYGQSSSVSIITSKDIEQGGYRFVSDVLQTVSGLTLVQNGTLGGTASVFIRGAKTGNTVVLIDGVKVLDPSTIERTFDFGTLTTDSIERIEIIKGPQSVLYGSDATGGIINIVTKRGQSKSQVTVNLYGGSYYTTQLSANISAGDSSFNYSITAGQLSAEGYSRATKPSSATTPYDKDSMYQRYALGKFGYTPFTALSIDAGFTAKETDLDLDDAALTDDANSYENRKEVSGYIQFEHTIASFWKHSLSASVSRTIRSYDDFDDDGSVGFADFGAKNRYTGTIAHTEWLHTFTLKDSNILNIGISFEKEFSNLQDYLTPSKTTNDTDVIGFFAQDHINVGKMFYLTAGVRADKNAIFGWQQSYTVSPAVVFPVVKTKLKGNWGKGYKAPSLYQIYGDGGVYTDENKDLKPEENTGYDVGIEQPLFDILTVGVTYFENNYHNMIDYDSSTWPGKYINIGRVTTKGFEGSFTLQPFKALTLGGGYTYTQAIDESTDTQLLRRPKHQGYATVNIYIGKFSISYTGTYVGKRNDSYFDAATFSTVAVTLKGYVKSDIAAHYALTPQVTIQAKAENITNKHYQHVYGYNMPQRSFYVGLKATL